The Celeribacter marinus genome window below encodes:
- the mprF gene encoding bifunctional lysylphosphatidylglycerol flippase/synthetase MprF, whose translation MKNATPVSADPHPLKRWVSHPAVRVVIPLLITALALFVLHRMSLGTNLADVKRDARGYSGMTLGLSFAAMCVSYLALSLYDVIIMRSVSDVRLPLGVTMMTGASSMAVSNMLGLSWLTGGAIRYRVYAAFGVKIGAVAKLIATSWLAFLLGLFALIGALMVFHPDGLAAVLHLSKRMEVAGGFAILAVIATYFVWTARTPRQIGFGQLKMTLPNGRQGATLSAISIIDLAATAMTLYVLMPADLSQNFFLFFVVFVAAIAVGILSHAPGGLGIFEATMIAGLGAAGRSDALAALLIYRLIYTVLPFLFAVIGLAGAWAVANREKASDTSRTIVKAVGPIVPLVTAGLVMLSGAVLLISGNLPSDPARLGFLQEILPLSLIETSHMIGSVSGVLLMIVARGLYRRMFRAWGLAMALLLTGFVVSLLKGFDWEEAATLAGAMAVLWVFRGAFYRANVTGTLRLNWKWILSVSLLVAAISWIGMFAYSNVQYSDALWWKFAWKSDASRFLRATFAVAVVLSAFMLNSLLSRQSARLKPDPIPDVVRHLTAQATAAEANISLSGDKRFIITPDACAYIAYADTGHTLVAKGDPVGTKEAGIAAIWQLRELADAMGRRCAFYAVSDRYLPSYLDLGLQVLKIGEVARVELATFSLEGSKRKDWRHAKARIARDGYVFEVIKAADLAPVMDNLREVSDAWLALKKSEEKGFSLGAFHPDYMGNFDQAVIRHAQTGRIAAFANLMQTGDKSEVSLDLMRYDPSGPGMAMDALFADMLLWGKAQGFTWFSLGAAPLSGFESHRLASTWHRIGSFLYEHGEQFYRFEGLRTFKQKFDPVWSPEYLASSGRLDAARVLYEVSLLISRGAKSAQDQAPPHEARI comes from the coding sequence ATGAAAAACGCCACGCCCGTATCTGCCGATCCCCATCCGTTAAAGCGGTGGGTGTCACACCCTGCGGTGCGGGTGGTGATCCCGTTGCTCATTACGGCGCTGGCGCTGTTTGTGCTGCACCGTATGTCACTTGGGACCAATCTGGCCGATGTGAAACGTGATGCGCGCGGGTATTCTGGCATGACCTTGGGGCTGTCGTTCGCCGCGATGTGCGTCAGCTATCTCGCGCTGTCGCTCTATGATGTGATCATTATGCGCAGTGTCTCCGATGTGCGTTTGCCGCTTGGCGTGACCATGATGACAGGCGCAAGCAGTATGGCCGTCTCCAATATGCTGGGGCTGTCGTGGTTGACGGGCGGGGCGATCCGCTACCGCGTCTATGCCGCCTTCGGGGTTAAGATCGGTGCCGTGGCCAAATTGATTGCAACATCGTGGCTTGCCTTTCTCTTGGGGCTTTTCGCCCTGATCGGGGCGTTGATGGTGTTTCATCCTGATGGTTTGGCGGCGGTTTTGCATCTGTCCAAACGGATGGAAGTGGCGGGCGGGTTTGCCATACTTGCCGTCATCGCCACCTATTTCGTGTGGACCGCGCGCACCCCGCGCCAGATCGGCTTTGGCCAACTCAAAATGACGCTGCCAAATGGCCGCCAAGGTGCAACGCTCTCGGCGATCTCGATCATTGATCTGGCGGCGACCGCCATGACGCTCTACGTGTTGATGCCGGCCGATCTGTCCCAGAACTTCTTTTTGTTCTTTGTGGTGTTTGTTGCGGCCATTGCGGTGGGTATTTTGAGCCACGCACCGGGGGGCTTGGGGATATTCGAGGCCACGATGATTGCGGGTCTGGGGGCGGCTGGTCGCTCTGACGCATTGGCCGCTTTGCTCATCTACCGCCTCATCTATACCGTTTTACCGTTCTTGTTTGCCGTGATCGGACTTGCGGGCGCGTGGGCCGTTGCCAATCGCGAAAAAGCCAGTGACACCTCACGCACCATAGTCAAGGCGGTGGGACCGATTGTCCCCCTTGTGACCGCCGGTTTGGTGATGCTGTCGGGGGCGGTTCTTTTGATCTCGGGCAACTTGCCATCCGACCCCGCGCGCCTTGGCTTTTTACAAGAGATCCTTCCGCTCTCGCTCATTGAAACATCGCACATGATCGGCAGCGTCAGTGGGGTGCTGTTGATGATCGTGGCGCGCGGATTGTACCGGCGCATGTTTCGCGCGTGGGGGCTGGCGATGGCGTTGTTGCTCACGGGCTTTGTTGTATCATTGCTCAAAGGGTTTGACTGGGAGGAAGCCGCAACTCTGGCCGGGGCTATGGCCGTTTTATGGGTGTTTCGCGGCGCATTTTACCGCGCCAACGTCACCGGAACACTGCGCCTGAACTGGAAATGGATATTGAGCGTGTCCCTGCTTGTCGCGGCGATCAGTTGGATCGGGATGTTCGCCTATTCAAACGTCCAGTATTCCGATGCTCTTTGGTGGAAATTCGCATGGAAAAGTGACGCGTCACGGTTCTTGCGGGCGACATTCGCCGTGGCTGTGGTCTTGTCTGCGTTTATGCTCAATTCGTTGCTGAGCCGACAATCTGCGCGCCTTAAACCTGACCCGATACCCGATGTGGTGCGCCACCTGACGGCGCAAGCAACCGCAGCCGAAGCCAATATATCGTTGAGTGGCGACAAACGGTTTATCATAACCCCCGATGCCTGCGCCTATATCGCCTATGCCGATACGGGCCATACCCTCGTGGCAAAGGGCGACCCCGTTGGCACAAAAGAGGCAGGGATCGCCGCGATATGGCAGCTGCGCGAATTGGCGGATGCGATGGGGCGCAGATGTGCGTTTTACGCGGTATCCGACCGGTATTTGCCGAGCTATCTTGATCTTGGCCTCCAAGTGCTCAAAATCGGTGAAGTCGCCCGTGTCGAGCTGGCCACATTCTCTCTTGAGGGCTCAAAGCGCAAGGATTGGCGTCACGCAAAGGCACGTATTGCGCGCGACGGCTATGTGTTCGAGGTCATAAAAGCGGCGGATCTCGCGCCGGTCATGGACAACTTGCGCGAGGTCTCTGATGCGTGGCTGGCCCTCAAAAAGAGCGAGGAAAAAGGGTTTTCACTTGGCGCGTTCCACCCCGATTACATGGGCAATTTTGATCAGGCGGTGATCCGCCACGCGCAGACGGGGCGCATTGCGGCCTTTGCGAACCTGATGCAAACGGGGGATAAGTCCGAAGTCTCACTTGATTTGATGCGCTATGATCCGAGCGGGCCGGGCATGGCCATGGATGCGCTCTTTGCCGACATGCTACTGTGGGGCAAGGCACAAGGGTTCACATGGTTTTCGCTTGGCGCCGCCCCGCTGTCAGGGTTTGAAAGCCACCGTTTGGCGTCGACATGGCACCGGATTGGCAGTTTCTTGTATGAGCATGGGGAACAGTTTTACCGCTTTGAGGGGCTGCGCACGTTCAAGCAAAAATTTGATCCCGTCTGGTCGCCCGAATATCTCGCAAGTTCAGGTCGGTTGGATGCCGCGCGTGTTTTGTACGAGGTCAGCTTGCTCATTTCGCGTGGCGCAAAGTCTGCTCAAGACCAAGCCCCACCGCATGAGGCGCGCATTTAG
- a CDS encoding spike base protein, RCAP_Rcc01079 family, protein MTNPFENRAASLKGAAADITPVTPDDLNDLPHPALALYVETAGAVCFASIAGHVRTVAVGDFAILPVATARVLATGTTATGIHAFTVS, encoded by the coding sequence ATGACGAACCCGTTTGAAAACCGCGCGGCCTCTCTTAAGGGGGCCGCCGCAGATATCACCCCCGTCACACCCGATGACCTCAACGATCTGCCACACCCCGCATTGGCCCTCTATGTCGAAACCGCGGGCGCGGTTTGCTTTGCCTCTATTGCGGGTCATGTGCGCACGGTCGCGGTAGGGGACTTTGCCATTTTGCCAGTCGCAACAGCGCGCGTTTTGGCCACAGGCACCACGGCCACAGGCATTCACGCGTTTACGGTGTCCTAA
- a CDS encoding phage head spike fiber domain-containing protein, whose product MTTAARRSTRATVLIDATGPRDAVVFSRASPAFAYGDDGALVLHAPDVARIDHDPQTGALLGTLFEPETTNMLAHAHASVSQWDQNGGSGTDQTLNALGVFTGVSEASTGASYQRLNHPYVALVAGTTYTVSIWLRAGTSPNLRAVFRTSGGHQTNWGGPISALGPLAQGASGMVSGYAQKTLMDGTILLQLVFIPEHTTSYSIGIGPYSAVADEDVVILGMQLEAGSRPSSFVTTSGTPATRAADMAGTTGISGPHRITITYDDDSHDVIPLAPVTDGYWPPLSRPHVKRMTAVAV is encoded by the coding sequence ATGACCACGGCCGCGCGCAGATCTACGCGCGCCACCGTGTTGATTGACGCCACCGGTCCGCGTGACGCTGTGGTGTTCTCGCGCGCAAGCCCCGCCTTTGCCTATGGGGATGATGGGGCATTGGTCTTGCACGCGCCGGATGTGGCGCGCATCGACCATGATCCGCAAACGGGTGCGCTACTCGGCACATTGTTCGAGCCTGAGACCACAAACATGTTGGCCCATGCCCATGCCAGCGTGTCTCAATGGGATCAAAATGGCGGCAGCGGCACCGATCAAACGTTGAACGCACTTGGTGTGTTTACGGGCGTCTCGGAGGCCTCGACAGGGGCGAGTTATCAACGCCTCAACCATCCCTATGTCGCCCTCGTTGCGGGGACGACATATACCGTGAGTATTTGGTTGCGCGCGGGCACTTCGCCCAACCTGCGTGCGGTGTTTCGCACATCTGGCGGGCATCAAACCAATTGGGGCGGCCCGATTAGCGCCCTTGGCCCATTGGCACAAGGCGCGTCCGGCATGGTATCGGGCTACGCCCAAAAGACGCTCATGGACGGGACCATTCTGCTACAACTCGTGTTCATACCCGAGCATACCACGTCCTATTCGATCGGGATTGGCCCGTATAGCGCGGTGGCGGACGAGGATGTTGTCATCTTGGGAATGCAGCTCGAGGCGGGATCACGCCCTAGCTCTTTTGTCACAACATCGGGGACGCCCGCCACACGCGCTGCGGATATGGCAGGGACCACGGGGATTTCAGGGCCGCACCGCATCACGATCACCTATGACGACGACAGTCACGATGTGATCCCGCTTGCGCCTGTCACAGACGGCTATTGGCCGCCACTGTCGCGCCCTCATGTCAAAAGGATGACGGCGGTGGCGGTCTAA
- a CDS encoding lipopolysaccharide biosynthesis protein has translation MNFAFRTVQFGFMHIWPLLVMAVAATQLPPSALGSVAIIMSVATLFRPLVGMSLGRTTLRYAGEAFAKEGVAGRDAAVGLALRLGIIASVLALVAAVPVMRAVDRFYDLDAGPQTVFYAVAFIYLFGLTEFFDGIYRTVGKFRQLAVSVVVSRIVGLALFAFWLPVYGGVATLVLCLALSELVAVVLLMLGARGLISGPAVWRYNLRSTQSARLLSYAAPVIINAVSVYLYARVMVMIVGLYVPSADTGAFEIAVQISNLPMAVTIICASVMSPVIGRLIHQGEAGLRAANEIASYGAAFTVWVSVMAALYLMIVAPFVLQVWFPQLEALPMVMMIIAPLVAAKAFAQFISGEIAIATGAASTAARITLVFGGVTVGLGFALSPSFGVTGAAFAMLIAHLGAVVATVVILTRKTGLTLTYHLGATVSGGAMIAGACGGVVWALRHDPALAALWGTVAFCAALIAVLVTGWRSDAYIVAPVRDGLRMIYATRTAQSVTGAPVAKAKLDATHTARDMTQAVLDYCRLSAPDAAAFWLDGTGEATAIAWQDHADMVYTLRLLEMLSQTPKETAQSYLNAVADADLYGRIRVCQSGQGAANNAPTAHMTAYVLGAARLVEDATGCALPAHAFEGWDLAQIIDPASNLPRYPKAWSHHIWRVSHWIGGGPSIVLNLSRWGKVDGINVALLERVLTAIETQFLDPHTDRLRPYRSALIQKGFRVAYKIRHDPEIADIGGLVHILWIYHATGRPYRNRAALYDASWFHLRGEVPFMEHAPYCLDFDIIQLMRTAQPTHEAFSPDAVQRAAQFVDDTAAYIRTLPQTGYTLHRLTGALAAMHEAALILGRDHVAPLGVAPVDIIKEAGWL, from the coding sequence ATGAATTTCGCGTTTAGAACGGTTCAATTCGGGTTCATGCATATCTGGCCGCTATTGGTCATGGCGGTCGCCGCCACGCAGTTGCCGCCCAGTGCGCTCGGCAGTGTTGCGATTATTATGTCTGTCGCCACGTTGTTTCGCCCTTTGGTTGGGATGTCGTTGGGACGCACAACATTGCGCTATGCGGGGGAGGCCTTTGCCAAAGAGGGTGTTGCCGGACGTGACGCCGCCGTGGGGCTTGCGCTGCGCCTCGGGATCATCGCCTCCGTTTTGGCTCTGGTCGCGGCTGTGCCCGTGATGCGCGCCGTAGACCGGTTTTACGACTTGGATGCAGGGCCGCAGACCGTGTTCTATGCCGTTGCGTTTATTTACTTATTTGGCCTGACAGAGTTCTTTGACGGTATTTATAGAACCGTTGGAAAATTTCGACAGTTGGCGGTGAGCGTGGTTGTCTCGCGCATCGTCGGATTGGCGCTTTTTGCGTTTTGGCTTCCCGTTTATGGCGGTGTCGCCACCTTGGTTTTATGTTTGGCACTTTCGGAATTGGTCGCGGTCGTGTTGCTCATGCTGGGCGCGCGCGGATTGATATCTGGGCCGGCCGTTTGGCGTTATAACCTGCGATCTACCCAATCAGCGCGGCTATTGAGCTATGCGGCCCCTGTGATCATCAATGCGGTTTCGGTCTATTTATATGCGCGCGTTATGGTGATGATCGTTGGTCTTTATGTGCCAAGCGCCGACACAGGCGCGTTTGAAATTGCAGTACAGATTAGCAATCTGCCGATGGCCGTGACCATCATTTGCGCCTCGGTCATGTCGCCCGTCATTGGCCGTTTGATCCATCAAGGCGAGGCGGGGCTGCGCGCGGCAAACGAGATTGCATCCTACGGCGCGGCATTTACCGTCTGGGTGAGTGTGATGGCCGCGCTCTATTTGATGATCGTTGCGCCCTTTGTGTTGCAGGTCTGGTTTCCCCAACTGGAGGCCTTGCCCATGGTCATGATGATCATTGCACCGCTCGTGGCGGCCAAAGCCTTCGCGCAGTTCATCTCGGGTGAGATTGCCATTGCCACGGGTGCGGCGTCCACTGCGGCGCGTATTACCTTGGTGTTCGGTGGTGTGACTGTGGGATTGGGGTTTGCCCTATCGCCGTCATTTGGCGTGACGGGGGCGGCGTTTGCCATGCTGATTGCGCATCTGGGGGCGGTTGTTGCAACGGTTGTGATTTTGACGCGCAAGACCGGCTTGACCCTGACGTATCACCTAGGGGCCACGGTGTCGGGTGGTGCCATGATTGCAGGGGCTTGCGGTGGGGTTGTGTGGGCCTTGCGTCACGATCCGGCATTGGCGGCACTTTGGGGAACGGTGGCGTTTTGTGCGGCTTTGATTGCGGTGTTGGTGACTGGATGGCGGTCGGACGCCTATATCGTGGCTCCGGTGCGTGACGGTTTGCGCATGATCTACGCGACCCGCACCGCGCAGTCGGTGACAGGTGCACCAGTCGCCAAGGCCAAATTGGACGCCACGCACACGGCGCGCGACATGACGCAGGCTGTATTGGACTATTGTCGCCTGAGCGCGCCCGATGCGGCTGCGTTCTGGCTCGATGGTACGGGTGAGGCCACGGCGATTGCATGGCAAGATCACGCAGACATGGTGTACACGCTGCGCCTTTTGGAGATGCTTTCGCAGACCCCAAAAGAAACGGCGCAATCCTATCTGAACGCAGTGGCGGATGCGGATTTGTACGGGCGTATTCGTGTGTGTCAGAGCGGGCAGGGGGCCGCAAACAACGCACCCACCGCGCATATGACAGCCTATGTTTTGGGCGCGGCGCGACTGGTCGAGGATGCAACGGGATGCGCTTTGCCTGCCCATGCGTTTGAGGGCTGGGATTTGGCGCAAATCATTGATCCGGCATCAAACTTGCCGCGCTACCCAAAGGCGTGGTCGCATCATATCTGGCGGGTGAGCCATTGGATCGGGGGCGGTCCGTCGATTGTGCTGAACCTGTCGCGTTGGGGCAAGGTTGACGGCATAAATGTAGCACTATTGGAACGGGTTTTGACGGCGATCGAAACACAATTCCTTGATCCGCACACGGACCGCTTGCGCCCTTATCGCTCGGCCCTGATCCAAAAGGGGTTTCGGGTGGCCTATAAGATCAGACATGACCCCGAGATTGCCGATATCGGGGGGCTTGTCCATATTTTGTGGATCTATCACGCCACGGGGCGGCCCTACCGCAATCGGGCGGCGCTTTATGACGCGTCGTGGTTCCATTTGCGCGGTGAGGTGCCGTTTATGGAGCACGCGCCCTATTGTCTGGATTTCGATATTATACAGCTGATGCGCACCGCGCAGCCGACCCATGAGGCATTCTCACCCGATGCGGTGCAGCGCGCGGCGCAGTTTGTGGATGATACGGCGGCGTATATCCGCACCTTGCCGCAAACGGGCTATACCTTGCACCGCCTCACCGGCGCTTTGGCCGCGATGCATGAAGCGGCGTTGATACTGGGCCGCGATCATGTGGCCCCGCTCGGTGTGGCGCCTGTCGATATTATCAAAGAGGCGGGGTGGTTGTGA
- a CDS encoding O-antigen ligase family protein — MRGDAGQPFAALGLTLLCLWPIGIEHFVPLIVLPVYVFVFKKTRGTPACQIHVAGSAPVYLLALFLGFVVISSAQVTQSVRLMTYTRDLMAWICATALFAHFYAHYQTYRLVDGVRPLAIAFWVIVASCAFYIVIGSIQFPSLGYLAAPDFIKTSMTGARFLLKDFGEQLYFYGFTDRVSSFFGSPIHLACVLFLLLPFALHDRQSTVGRVIVYGAALTVVFFAQARVALVLMALYPLLVGMRRAAVAPTFSPASLLAVTVIVVVCAVAILLFSQSGVAFAKEAFLERRSGSVEARTMIYTQSLEWIKQRPFWGYGTQIDVAGLEYPLGSHSTPIGLAFKYGLIACLGMMGFLMSSYVVVIQVFRRERAREASLFYGCLLSSFTCYYALITVNEFVVDLYHHLVLFAVLGALWGTRRQTCVAHDRPRATAACAIGE, encoded by the coding sequence ATGCGCGGTGACGCGGGGCAGCCCTTTGCGGCTCTTGGGCTCACGTTGCTGTGTTTATGGCCGATCGGTATTGAGCATTTTGTCCCGTTGATCGTGCTCCCTGTCTATGTGTTTGTGTTCAAAAAGACCCGTGGCACGCCCGCCTGCCAGATCCACGTTGCAGGCTCTGCACCGGTCTATCTATTGGCGCTCTTTTTGGGGTTTGTGGTGATATCGAGCGCGCAGGTCACGCAATCCGTGCGTCTCATGACATACACGCGCGACTTGATGGCGTGGATCTGTGCCACCGCGCTATTCGCGCATTTTTATGCTCATTATCAAACGTATAGACTTGTCGACGGCGTGCGACCGCTGGCGATTGCGTTTTGGGTGATCGTTGCCTCCTGCGCGTTTTATATCGTGATCGGCTCCATTCAATTTCCCTCGCTGGGCTATCTTGCCGCCCCCGATTTTATCAAGACGTCGATGACTGGCGCACGATTTTTGCTCAAGGATTTCGGGGAACAGCTTTACTTTTACGGCTTCACTGACCGTGTGTCGTCGTTTTTCGGCTCTCCGATCCATTTGGCGTGTGTCCTCTTTTTGCTCTTGCCGTTTGCGTTGCACGACAGGCAAAGCACCGTTGGCCGCGTCATCGTCTACGGCGCGGCCCTCACCGTGGTGTTTTTCGCGCAGGCCCGTGTCGCACTCGTGTTGATGGCGCTGTATCCGTTGTTGGTGGGGATGCGCCGTGCCGCTGTCGCCCCGACATTTTCGCCTGCCTCTTTATTGGCGGTGACCGTCATTGTGGTCGTGTGCGCGGTGGCGATCCTGCTTTTTTCGCAGTCGGGTGTCGCGTTTGCGAAGGAGGCGTTTTTGGAGCGCCGCTCAGGCAGTGTTGAGGCCCGCACCATGATCTATACCCAAAGTTTGGAGTGGATTAAGCAACGGCCTTTTTGGGGCTACGGCACCCAGATTGATGTGGCCGGATTGGAGTATCCTTTGGGATCTCACAGCACGCCGATAGGCTTGGCATTCAAATACGGCCTCATCGCTTGTCTGGGTATGATGGGTTTTTTGATGTCGTCTTATGTCGTTGTTATTCAGGTGTTTAGGCGCGAGCGCGCGCGAGAGGCATCTCTCTTTTATGGGTGCCTTTTGTCGAGCTTTACCTGTTACTATGCACTGATTACGGTGAATGAGTTTGTCGTCGACCTCTACCACCATCTCGTTTTATTTGCCGTGCTTGGCGCGCTGTGGGGCACGCGCCGCCAGACGTGTGTCGCCCACGATAGACCCCGCGCAACTGCCGCGTGCGCCATTGGAGAATGA
- a CDS encoding WecB/TagA/CpsF family glycosyltransferase, with the protein MSLVLNVSPPLTTVQVGGFSTALADRDELAVWMCDVCEARPKVPALVFSSNGQGIALSGGNAKYDAAMSAADVIHADGMSVLMASKLLTNSPIRGRSATTDLFHDVARHAQERGLSFFVLGASEDQNARAVTQIRRLYPALNIVGRRNGYFEEAQSGEVCAQIVASGADVVWVGLGKPKQEIWCHENRAALAGVGCLKTCGGLYAFLAGDSLRAPKWVQRIGFEWLFRLMGDPKRLWRRYALTNVQAAVRLMRDTRSNPVCTSPHRPRGD; encoded by the coding sequence ATGTCATTGGTTTTAAATGTTTCTCCTCCCTTAACCACCGTACAGGTGGGCGGGTTTTCAACCGCGCTGGCCGATCGGGACGAATTGGCGGTTTGGATGTGCGATGTCTGCGAGGCGCGCCCTAAGGTCCCCGCTTTGGTCTTTTCGTCCAACGGTCAGGGCATCGCATTGTCGGGCGGGAACGCCAAATATGACGCGGCGATGTCGGCCGCCGATGTGATCCATGCGGATGGCATGTCGGTCTTGATGGCCTCAAAGCTGTTGACCAATTCGCCCATTCGTGGGCGATCCGCGACCACCGATTTGTTCCACGATGTGGCCCGCCACGCCCAAGAGCGCGGCTTGTCGTTTTTCGTACTTGGCGCGAGCGAGGATCAAAACGCGCGCGCGGTCACACAGATCAGACGGTTGTACCCCGCGCTCAACATTGTCGGGCGGCGCAACGGCTATTTCGAGGAGGCCCAATCGGGTGAGGTCTGCGCGCAGATCGTCGCATCGGGCGCGGATGTGGTGTGGGTCGGGCTTGGCAAACCCAAACAAGAAATCTGGTGCCACGAAAACCGCGCCGCTCTGGCAGGGGTCGGGTGCCTGAAAACCTGCGGTGGGCTCTACGCGTTTCTTGCGGGCGATAGTTTGCGCGCGCCAAAATGGGTGCAACGTATTGGTTTTGAATGGTTGTTCCGTCTGATGGGAGATCCCAAGCGTCTATGGCGCCGCTATGCGCTCACCAATGTGCAAGCCGCCGTTCGGCTTATGCGCGACACACGCTCCAACCCCGTTTGCACCTCGCCGCACAGGCCGCGGGGTGATTAA
- the arsJ gene encoding organoarsenical effux MFS transporter ArsJ produces the protein MTRSAGFPAFITVTAAYWAFMLTDGALRMLVLLHFHTLGFSPVQLAYLFVLYEIAGVVTNLSAGWLAARFGLTSTLYAGLSLQIVALLALAQLDPAWGMTASVVFVMVVQGLSGVAKDLAKMSSKSAIKVLAPSEGGGLFQWVAVLTGSKNAVKGAGFLAGALLLAVFGFVPSVLSMAAVLSVILALVIAYMPDGLPVGRKDAKFAEVLSKNRNINWLSCARLFLFGARDVWFVVGIPIYFYSVLSDGSAEGNRAAFFLIGTFMAVWTILYGLVQSGTPRILKATTRTHGQLLRQAKWWVGALAIVPASLAALVLMAPDASPALTSAIVIGLLVFGAIFAVNSALHSFLILSFTDAKRVTLDVGFYYMSNAAGRLVGTVLSGMSYQFGGLALCLGVAAAMIAVSGLATSQLRSAQTD, from the coding sequence GTGACACGGTCCGCCGGATTTCCTGCGTTTATAACGGTAACGGCGGCCTATTGGGCGTTCATGCTGACGGATGGCGCATTGCGGATGTTGGTGCTGTTGCACTTTCACACGCTTGGCTTTTCGCCCGTGCAACTGGCCTATCTGTTTGTGCTCTACGAGATTGCGGGTGTTGTGACCAACCTGTCGGCAGGATGGCTTGCCGCGCGCTTTGGGCTGACGTCGACGTTGTACGCGGGGCTGTCGTTGCAAATCGTGGCACTGTTGGCCTTGGCACAGCTTGATCCTGCGTGGGGCATGACCGCCTCTGTTGTCTTTGTCATGGTGGTTCAAGGGCTGTCAGGCGTTGCCAAAGATCTGGCCAAGATGAGCTCCAAAAGCGCGATCAAGGTGTTGGCTCCCTCCGAGGGCGGCGGGCTGTTTCAATGGGTTGCGGTGCTGACAGGATCAAAGAACGCGGTCAAAGGGGCCGGCTTTTTGGCGGGTGCGCTGTTGCTTGCGGTGTTCGGGTTTGTCCCGTCTGTGTTGAGCATGGCTGCGGTTTTGTCTGTGATCCTCGCCTTGGTCATTGCCTACATGCCCGATGGGCTTCCCGTTGGTCGCAAGGATGCAAAGTTTGCCGAGGTCTTGTCCAAGAACCGCAATATCAATTGGTTAAGCTGTGCGCGGCTGTTTTTGTTCGGGGCGCGCGATGTATGGTTTGTGGTCGGTATTCCGATCTACTTTTACAGCGTGCTGTCGGATGGAAGTGCTGAGGGAAATCGCGCGGCGTTCTTTCTGATCGGGACGTTTATGGCGGTCTGGACCATCTTGTACGGTTTGGTTCAAAGTGGGACCCCGCGCATTTTGAAGGCGACGACACGCACACACGGGCAGCTTTTGAGGCAGGCAAAGTGGTGGGTCGGCGCGCTTGCCATCGTGCCCGCAAGTCTGGCCGCGTTGGTTTTGATGGCTCCCGATGCGTCACCGGCGCTCACATCGGCGATTGTCATTGGTCTGTTGGTCTTTGGGGCGATCTTTGCCGTGAATTCCGCGCTGCACTCGTTTTTGATCTTGAGCTTTACGGATGCAAAGCGTGTCACACTTGACGTTGGGTTTTACTATATGTCCAACGCGGCGGGGCGCCTTGTGGGGACCGTGTTGTCGGGAATGAGCTATCAATTCGGCGGGTTGGCGTTGTGTCTTGGGGTGGCTGCGGCGATGATTGCGGTGAGCGGGCTTGCGACATCACAACTCAGATCGGCTCAAACGGATTAG
- a CDS encoding ArsJ-associated glyceraldehyde-3-phosphate dehydrogenase: MTTYALNGLGRIGKLALRPLLERGADIAFINDAVGDPAMHAHLLEFDSVHGRWPATFAADADAITIDGTRLPVTSVRALEDLPLDGVDVMIDCTGAFKTEAALAPYFAAGVKKVIVSAPVKDGPTANIVYGVNHDIYESEYHQIVTAASCTTNCIAPVVKVLLDGIGIKHGSITTIHDVTNTQTIVDRPAKDLRRARSALTNLIPTTTGSATAITLIYPELEGKLNGHAVRVPLLNASLTDCVFEMARETSVDEVNALFKAAAQGDLSGILGYETRPLVSSDYTNDPRSGVVDALSTMVVNGTQLKVYVWYDNEYGYAHRLVDVAVMVGDAL, from the coding sequence ATGACAACTTACGCGCTCAACGGCCTTGGCCGTATCGGAAAACTCGCCCTTCGCCCGCTGTTGGAACGTGGTGCCGACATTGCCTTTATCAACGATGCCGTTGGCGATCCCGCCATGCACGCGCACCTGTTGGAATTCGATTCCGTCCACGGGCGTTGGCCCGCCACATTTGCCGCCGATGCGGATGCGATTACAATCGATGGGACACGCCTTCCCGTTACGTCCGTGCGCGCCCTTGAGGATCTGCCGTTGGACGGGGTTGATGTGATGATCGATTGTACGGGGGCCTTCAAAACCGAAGCCGCCCTTGCGCCGTATTTTGCGGCGGGCGTCAAAAAGGTGATCGTCTCTGCGCCGGTCAAGGATGGTCCAACGGCCAACATTGTCTACGGCGTAAACCACGATATTTACGAAAGCGAATACCACCAGATTGTGACGGCGGCGAGTTGCACCACCAATTGTATTGCCCCTGTGGTCAAGGTGCTGTTGGACGGGATCGGGATCAAGCACGGATCAATCACTACCATCCATGACGTCACCAACACGCAAACCATTGTGGACCGCCCCGCCAAAGATTTGCGGCGCGCGCGCAGCGCTCTGACCAATCTGATCCCGACGACAACGGGGTCGGCCACGGCGATCACACTGATCTATCCTGAACTTGAGGGTAAGTTGAACGGTCACGCGGTGCGTGTGCCGCTGCTCAACGCCTCTCTCACGGATTGCGTGTTCGAGATGGCGCGCGAGACAAGCGTGGACGAGGTGAATGCCTTGTTCAAAGCGGCGGCGCAGGGGGATTTAAGCGGTATTCTCGGATATGAGACGCGCCCACTGGTGTCGTCGGATTACACCAATGATCCGCGCAGTGGCGTTGTCGATGCGCTCTCCACCATGGTCGTAAATGGCACCCAACTCAAAGTCTACGTGTGGTATGATAACGAGTACGGATATGCGCACCGGCTTGTTGATGTTGCCGTGATGGTGGGGGACGCGCTGTGA